In Aspergillus luchuensis IFO 4308 DNA, chromosome 1, nearly complete sequence, the following are encoded in one genomic region:
- a CDS encoding uncharacterized protein (COG:T;~EggNog:ENOG410Q226;~InterPro:IPR017850,IPR039527,IPR002591,IPR037674;~TransMembrane:14 (i12-30o456-475i487-506o512-529i536-554o574-592i604-628o648-669i681-698o704-721i733-752o772-797i818-844o864-883i);~antiSMASH:Cluster_1.16;~go_function: GO:0003824 - catalytic activity [Evidence IEA];~go_function: GO:0051377 - mannose-ethanolamine phosphotransferase activity [Evidence IEA];~go_process: GO:0006506 - GPI anchor biosynthetic process [Evidence IEA]) yields MDPLRRAKMILLFSNIGIVLSVVIFMAGYFSPPQKLPFEDDLEQTGLQGAGEEGRYSQPPAPFDKVVFMVIDALRSDFVYGEDSGFGFTQSLIRSGSAIPFTALAAPPTLTLSRIKAMTQGSGQSFLDAWLNVMHSADARRLVGEDTWLSRFKTESAPEKKMVYYGIDMWCMLYPEIWDRYETVDSFYLPNFSEVDSNVTKGLISELDKDDWKGLVLHYLGLDNAAHFGGAGSSIVRAKQVEMDDVVRQIYKALVDLPSHANTLFVLAGDHGMTDNGNHGGDTPAEIASALLFISPKFEILGNTFTSPLPNNPEFTYYSVVDQVDIVPTLGALLGFSIPTGSVGVVIKQLLALFPEVSQQVRVLMRNARQMVNLLSLKNRLGASMRLELCDSNCHCGSDRARHILCLWERLNAEGSATVQSEDSNMHNIARLLQEICFDAQQALGVAHNNLNMRRMATGISLLVLVVISLLSTLGVRRSEQSNLHRLMSGAVVLFHGITMFSSRLVEGEHLFWYWTSLAWFVYLALRWLPTATSKAGAIFMPLLHIVGQSLNPAGETPWGAGKYLHGFLDNSPVWLWILAAGAHVLAVRTLSEAIGVAVGVGRYASIFGACLVCGLTVTFKICSTHTFNPELLEFLPPWLQSTFNEDVGNQALWSLWSGLLALCIVLLVRRRAGTTTVSQATSRAVLVGIVELGNVYLRAQARPKSLILFLIFDLQLHWLLSASSKVQTNVSTVSLTTLLLTQSAFFSGGRSNSLASLDMMNGYNGISHTDSMLNVILVSLQTILSNWLGPVWWSLAGLRLLSEATASKNRDSRVQCFLEYCTYQALYAAVSALAVMASCLWWRDDGVLWTVLAPKYVNVALWAGFHQLLVNGLLGMALWFGIAV; encoded by the exons ATGGATCCTCTTAGGCGAGCAAAGATGATACTACTTTTTTCGAACATCGGCATTGTTCTGAGCGTTGTGATTTTCATGGCCGGGTACTTCAGTCCTCCTCAGAAGCTGCCATttgaagatgatcttgagCAGACTGGGTtgcaaggagctggagaggagggacGTTATTCTCAGCCACCTGCGCCCTTTGACAAAGTCGTCTTTATGGTTATTGATGCGCTACGCAG TGATTTTGTCTACGGAGAGGACTCGGGCTTCGGCTTTACACAGAG TCTCATAAGATCCGGGTCCGCAATTCCATTCACTGCACTTGCTGCCCCGCCAACCCTAACTCTGTCTCGTATCAAAGCCATGACTCAGGGGAGCGGGCAATCCTTCCTCGATGCATGGCTCAATGTTATGCACTCTGCCGATGCGAGGCGGCTCGTCGGAGAGGATACATGGCTGTCTCGCTTCAAGACAGAGAGTGCgccagaaaagaagatggtcTATTATGGCATCGACATGTGGTGTATGCTGTACCCCGAGATATGGGACCGGTATGAAACCGTGGACTCGTTTTATTTACCA AATTTCAGCGAGGTCGATAGCAACGTCACGAAGGGATTAATATCCGAACTCGACAAAGATGACTGGAAGGGGTTGGTTCTGCATTACCTCGGCCTCGATAATGCAGCTCACTTTGGGGGCGCAGGGAG CTCGATTGTGAGAGCAAAGCAAGTTGAAATGGACGATGTGGTCCGCCAGATATACAAAGCATTGGTGGATTTGCCCAGTCACGCCAACACTCTATTTGTCCTAGCTGGTGACCATGGGATGACGGACAACGGCAACCACGGGGGTGATACACCAGCCGAGATTGCTTCTGCGCTGCTCTTCATCTCGCCCAAGTTCGAAATTCTCGGCAACACATTCACGAGTCCTCTGCCGAACAATCCAGAGTTTACCTACTATTCTGTTGTTGACCAAGTTGACATTGTTCCCACGTTGGGAGCACTCCTGGGCTTCTCAATCCCCACTGGAAGTGTAGGAGTCGTAATCAAGCAGTTGCTCGCACTTTTCCCGGAAGTCAGTCAACAGGTGCGAGTCTTGATGCGCAATGCGCGACAGATGGTCAACCTTCTGTCCTTGAAGAATAGGTTGGGGGCTTCAATGCGTCTGGAACTGTGCGACAGTAACTGCCATTGCGGTTCCGATAGAGCTCGTCATATTCTGTGCCTATGGGAACGGCTGAATGCCGAAGGCTCTGCGACAGTGCAGAGTGAGGATTCCAATATGCACAATATAGCCCGCTTGCTACAGGAG ATCTGCTTTGACGCCCAGCAAGCTCTTGGCGTGGCACACAATAATCTCAACATGCGTCGCATGGCCACAGGCATAAGCCTTTTGGTTCTGGTGGTAATCTCTCTACTTTCAACATTGGGCGTTCGGAGAAGCGAGCAGAGTAATCTTCATCGGCTAATGTCCGGAGCCGTCGTACTTTTCCATGGCATCACAATGTTCTCTAGTCGCCTAGTGGAAGGGGAGCACCTTTTTTGGTATTGGACATCTCTAGCATGGTTTGTATATTTGGCTCTCAGATG GTTACCAACAGCGACAAGCAAGGCCGGCGCGATTTTTATGCCTCTTCTTCACATTGTCGGCCAAAGCTTGAATCCAGCTGGGGAAACCCCTTGGGGAGCCGGCAAATACCTGCATGGCTTCCTCGATAACAGTCCAGTGTGGCTCTGGATTCTGGCAGCGGGTGCGCATGTACTGGCAGTGCGAACGTTATCCGAAGCTATCGGCGTCGCCGTTGGGGTTGGAAGATACGCCTCAATATTCGGTGCGTGCTTGGTGTGCGGCTTGACGGTGACTTTCAAGATATGCTCGACACATACCTTCAACCCAGAGCTCTTGGAGTTTCTGCCTCCATGGCTCCAGTCAACCTTTAACGAAGATGTTGGAAATCAGGCTCTTTGGTCATTGTGGAGTGGGCTACTGGCTCTATGCATTGTCTTGCTTGTCCGCCGTCGTGCGGGGACTACCACCGTGAGCCAGGCGACTAGTAGAG CTGTTCTTGTTGGAATTGTTGAGCTCGGCAATGTATATCTGCGCGCACAAGCACGACCAAAGAgtctcattctcttcctaATCTTCGACCTGCAATTGCACTGGCTCC TGTCGGCATCCTCCAAAGTCCAAACCAATGTCTCCACAGTATCCCTCACGAcgctcctcctcacccaaaGCGCTTTCTTCTCTGGCGGCCGCAGCAACTCCCTCGCCTCATTAGATATGATGAATGGGTACAACGGCATCTCGCATACTGACAGCATGCTGAATGTTATCCTCGTCTCGCTACAGACCATTCTGAGTAACTGGCTTGGTCCGGTATGGTGGTCGCTTGCTGGGTTGCGGCTCCTAAGCGAAGCAACTGCATCAAAGAATCGAGACTCCAGGGTGCAATGCTTTCTGGAGTATTGTACCTACCAAGCACTCTATGCAGCAGTCAGTGCTCTCGCCGTTATGGCGTCATGTCTTTGGTGGCGCGATGATGGTGTCCTGTGGACGGTGCTCGCACCGAAGTATGTCAATGTTGCGCTTTGGGCTGGATTTCACCAGTTGCTGGTTAATGGGCTTTTGGGCATGGCATTGTGGTTTGGCATTGCGGTGTAG
- the fma-AT gene encoding acetyltransferase fmaC (COG:S;~EggNog:ENOG410PIV5;~InterPro:IPR022742,IPR029058;~PFAM:PF12697,PF12146;~antiSMASH:Cluster_1.16), which yields MPSHQNIEFRTLDNTILRGCLFPADERGPGIIMTPGFNATKEMLGLPTTAASFQRAGITALIYDPRGVGLSDGSPRNDINPFQCVDDLSDALTFLLSHPTIDRSQGVGLWGMSLGASIALVSSALDPRARFTVAVCPVVGATQNLPKLSAVLAKAAQDRESRLKGNDPFYVPMLTKTGENPAGFNLGFEREVAIRLLNTQDVNDPLRAELAPNHVNRTTVGTYRNMLLWEPSHMWKYLKSPVLFVLAEQDAVVGTETQKRHFETLMSADKELYVQQGAVHMDILEGAHQGNVNQVQTEWVQRLLNMEGKK from the exons ATGCCTTCCCACCAAAACATCGAGTTTCGCACCCTCGACAACACAATCCTTCGAGGATGTCTTTTCCCTGCTGACGAGCGAGGACCAGGAATCATCATGACTCCCGGC TTCAACGCAACCAAAGAGATGCTCGGCctcccaacaacagcagcatcatttcAACGCGCCGGCATCACAGCCCTAATCTACGACCCTCGTGGCGTCGGTCTCAGCGACGGCAGCCCCCGCAACGACATCAACCCCTTCCAATGCGTCGACGACCTCTCCGACGCtctcaccttcctcctctcccacccaACCATCGACCGATCCCAAGGTGTAGGCCTCTGGGGCATGTCACTCGGCGCGAGCATTGCTCTCGTGAGTTCGGCCCTGGACCCACGCGCACGCTTCACCGTCGCAGTATGCCCCGTCGTCGGCGCCACGCAGAACCTGCCAAAACTCTCTGCCGTACTCGCCAAAGCCGCGCAGGACCGCGAGTCCCGCCTCAAAGGCAACGATCCATTCTACGTCCCCATGCTCACGAAAACGGGTGAGAACCCAGCCGGGTTTAACTTGGGTTTTGAGCGCGAGGTCGCCATCAGGCTGCTCAATACGCAAGACGTAAATGACCCGCTCAGGGCTGAGCTGGCGCCTAACCACGTTAACCGCACGACTGTGGGAACGTATCGGAATATGCTGCTTTGGGAGCCAAGCCATATGTGGAAGTATCTCAAGAGCCCTGTGCTTTTTGTTCTGGCTGAACAGGATGCAGTTGTAGGCACGGAGACGCAGAAGAGGCATTTTGAAACTTTGATGTCGGCGGATAAAGAATTGTATGTACAGCAGGGCGCGGTTCACATGGATATTCTGGAGGGGGCGCATCAGGGGAATGTCAATCAGGTGCAGACCGAGTGGGTGCAGCGCCTTTTGAAtatggaagggaagaagtga